Proteins from a single region of Carassius gibelio isolate Cgi1373 ecotype wild population from Czech Republic chromosome B15, carGib1.2-hapl.c, whole genome shotgun sequence:
- the ccdc92ba gene encoding coiled-coil domain-containing protein 92 isoform X1 translates to MENTGSQVVSLEQQVESVERSIVFLRQEQLSLLHGLHLEILSLQKRCTDAEKSRVTLLTLMAQAAQREPRVNSFLSVQELTQELNMKPPGRSEAEVKEEEEQLEARCGEVEEHLQEQQQIQSDLRWELSQKSVLVGALRASLKEKERHFLEELKHRSHRTTALNTELQKQTETAAYLSFQLHSAKQKLQQQRRRPPQPGADKPPVHPVPQASASSPTTIKPKRRSSSRPSSNLRTERARECVPRERVTGPEEPMAMPDPALFLYPYRHRSRLRPPHRHALPEAEGEESEELDQGASVSRLATTVAKATATTASTTENNAE, encoded by the exons ATGGAAAATACG GGATCACAGGTGGTCTCGCTGGAGCAGCAGGTGGAGAGTGTGGAGAGGAGCATTGTGTTCCTTAGACAGGAGCAGCTGTCTCTGCTGCATGGACTACATCTGGAGATCCTGTCCCTCCAGAAACGCTGTACAG ATGCAGAGAAGAGCAGGGTTACATTGCTCACTTTGATGGCTCAGGCTGCACAGAGAGAACCACGGGTCAATAGCTTCCTGTCAGTGCAGG AACTTACACAGGAACTCAACATGAAGCCCCCAGGCAGAAGTGAAGCAG AGGtgaaagaggaagaggagcagcTGGAAGCTCGTTGTGGGGAAGTGGAGGAGCATCTGCAGGAGCAACAACAGATCCAGAGTGATCTGCGATGGGAGCTGAGTCAGAAGTCGGTCCTGGTGGGTGCTCTCCGTGCTAGTCTGAAAGAAAAGGAGCGCCATTTCCTGGAGGAATTAAAACACCGCAGCCACAGAACCACTGCGCTCAACACCGAGCTGCAGAAGCAGACGGAGACGGCTGCGTACCTGTCCTTCCAGCTGCATTCAGCCAAGCAGAAACTCCAGCAGCAGCGCAGGAGGCCACCCCAGCCCGGTGCAGACAAGCCTCCCGTCCACCCTGTACCTCAGGCCAGTGCCAGCAGCCCGACCACCATCAAACCCAAACGACGGAGCTCGAGCCGGCCCTCCTCAAATCTCCGTACCGAACGCGCCAGGGAGTGTGTACCCCGCGAGAGGGTGACAGGCCCTGAAGAGCCGATGGCCATGCCTGACCCTGCCCTCTTCCTCTACCCCTACAGACACAGATCCCGGCTCCGCCCACCACACAGACACGCCCTCCCGGAAGCAGAGGGGGAGGAGTCAGAGGAGCTCGATCAGGGAGCTTCAGTAAGCAGACTGGCAACAACAGTAGCTAAAGCCACTGCGACCACTGCATCCACCACAGAGAACAACGCCGAATGA
- the ccdc92ba gene encoding coiled-coil domain-containing protein 92 isoform X2 has protein sequence MENTGSQVVSLEQQVESVERSIVFLRQEQLSLLHGLHLEILSLQKRCTELTQELNMKPPGRSEAEVKEEEEQLEARCGEVEEHLQEQQQIQSDLRWELSQKSVLVGALRASLKEKERHFLEELKHRSHRTTALNTELQKQTETAAYLSFQLHSAKQKLQQQRRRPPQPGADKPPVHPVPQASASSPTTIKPKRRSSSRPSSNLRTERARECVPRERVTGPEEPMAMPDPALFLYPYRHRSRLRPPHRHALPEAEGEESEELDQGASVSRLATTVAKATATTASTTENNAE, from the exons ATGGAAAATACG GGATCACAGGTGGTCTCGCTGGAGCAGCAGGTGGAGAGTGTGGAGAGGAGCATTGTGTTCCTTAGACAGGAGCAGCTGTCTCTGCTGCATGGACTACATCTGGAGATCCTGTCCCTCCAGAAACGCTGTACAG AACTTACACAGGAACTCAACATGAAGCCCCCAGGCAGAAGTGAAGCAG AGGtgaaagaggaagaggagcagcTGGAAGCTCGTTGTGGGGAAGTGGAGGAGCATCTGCAGGAGCAACAACAGATCCAGAGTGATCTGCGATGGGAGCTGAGTCAGAAGTCGGTCCTGGTGGGTGCTCTCCGTGCTAGTCTGAAAGAAAAGGAGCGCCATTTCCTGGAGGAATTAAAACACCGCAGCCACAGAACCACTGCGCTCAACACCGAGCTGCAGAAGCAGACGGAGACGGCTGCGTACCTGTCCTTCCAGCTGCATTCAGCCAAGCAGAAACTCCAGCAGCAGCGCAGGAGGCCACCCCAGCCCGGTGCAGACAAGCCTCCCGTCCACCCTGTACCTCAGGCCAGTGCCAGCAGCCCGACCACCATCAAACCCAAACGACGGAGCTCGAGCCGGCCCTCCTCAAATCTCCGTACCGAACGCGCCAGGGAGTGTGTACCCCGCGAGAGGGTGACAGGCCCTGAAGAGCCGATGGCCATGCCTGACCCTGCCCTCTTCCTCTACCCCTACAGACACAGATCCCGGCTCCGCCCACCACACAGACACGCCCTCCCGGAAGCAGAGGGGGAGGAGTCAGAGGAGCTCGATCAGGGAGCTTCAGTAAGCAGACTGGCAACAACAGTAGCTAAAGCCACTGCGACCACTGCATCCACCACAGAGAACAACGCCGAATGA
- the ccdc92ba gene encoding coiled-coil domain-containing protein 92 isoform X3 has protein sequence MAQAAQREPRVNSFLSVQELTQELNMKPPGRSEAEVKEEEEQLEARCGEVEEHLQEQQQIQSDLRWELSQKSVLVGALRASLKEKERHFLEELKHRSHRTTALNTELQKQTETAAYLSFQLHSAKQKLQQQRRRPPQPGADKPPVHPVPQASASSPTTIKPKRRSSSRPSSNLRTERARECVPRERVTGPEEPMAMPDPALFLYPYRHRSRLRPPHRHALPEAEGEESEELDQGASVSRLATTVAKATATTASTTENNAE, from the exons ATGGCTCAGGCTGCACAGAGAGAACCACGGGTCAATAGCTTCCTGTCAGTGCAGG AACTTACACAGGAACTCAACATGAAGCCCCCAGGCAGAAGTGAAGCAG AGGtgaaagaggaagaggagcagcTGGAAGCTCGTTGTGGGGAAGTGGAGGAGCATCTGCAGGAGCAACAACAGATCCAGAGTGATCTGCGATGGGAGCTGAGTCAGAAGTCGGTCCTGGTGGGTGCTCTCCGTGCTAGTCTGAAAGAAAAGGAGCGCCATTTCCTGGAGGAATTAAAACACCGCAGCCACAGAACCACTGCGCTCAACACCGAGCTGCAGAAGCAGACGGAGACGGCTGCGTACCTGTCCTTCCAGCTGCATTCAGCCAAGCAGAAACTCCAGCAGCAGCGCAGGAGGCCACCCCAGCCCGGTGCAGACAAGCCTCCCGTCCACCCTGTACCTCAGGCCAGTGCCAGCAGCCCGACCACCATCAAACCCAAACGACGGAGCTCGAGCCGGCCCTCCTCAAATCTCCGTACCGAACGCGCCAGGGAGTGTGTACCCCGCGAGAGGGTGACAGGCCCTGAAGAGCCGATGGCCATGCCTGACCCTGCCCTCTTCCTCTACCCCTACAGACACAGATCCCGGCTCCGCCCACCACACAGACACGCCCTCCCGGAAGCAGAGGGGGAGGAGTCAGAGGAGCTCGATCAGGGAGCTTCAGTAAGCAGACTGGCAACAACAGTAGCTAAAGCCACTGCGACCACTGCATCCACCACAGAGAACAACGCCGAATGA